A genomic segment from Flavobacterium inviolabile encodes:
- a CDS encoding DUF2147 domain-containing protein — MKTFYLAVFIIATFFVPKQTQNSRDAVLGKWTNEDKTRVVEFVNTGISYNAIIRKAPDESIVGKNQITDIIYSNGIYNGKVNFPKKGKSYPCRLRIKNDGSIELTVKIGFINKSQIWTRIK; from the coding sequence ATGAAAACTTTCTATCTGGCAGTCTTTATTATTGCCACATTTTTTGTTCCTAAACAGACACAAAACAGTCGGGATGCTGTTTTGGGAAAATGGACAAATGAAGACAAAACCCGCGTTGTGGAATTTGTAAACACTGGTATCAGTTATAATGCCATAATCCGGAAAGCCCCCGACGAGAGCATTGTTGGTAAAAATCAGATTACCGATATTATCTATAGCAATGGCATATACAATGGGAAGGTGAATTTCCCTAAAAAGGGCAAAAGCTATCCTTGCAGGCTCAGGATAAAAAACGATGGTTCAATTGAATTGACGGTAAAGATTGGATTCATAAACAAATCGCAAATATGGACAAGAATAAAATAG
- a CDS encoding polyprenyl synthetase family protein → MKIVEQIKQPIVKEMELFEKKFHESMSSKVALLNRITYYIVNRKGKQMRPMFVFLTAKMVSEGVVNERTYRGASVIELIHTATLVHDDVVDDSNRRRGFFSINALWKNKIAVLVGDYLLSKGLLLSIDNNDFDLLKIISVAVREMSEGELLQIEKARRLDITEDVYYEIIRQKTATLIAACCALGACAVKPEDTEVVERMRKFGELIGMAFQIKDDLFDYTDDAIGKPTGIDIKEQKMTLPLIYALNNCTSKEKSWCINSIKNHNKDKKRVREVIAFVKERNGLVYAEGKMVEFQQEALQLLENFPPSPYKEALILMVNYVIERKK, encoded by the coding sequence ATGAAAATCGTAGAGCAAATAAAGCAGCCCATAGTTAAGGAAATGGAACTTTTTGAAAAGAAGTTCCATGAATCAATGTCATCTAAGGTTGCATTGCTTAACAGGATTACATACTATATCGTTAACCGGAAAGGAAAACAAATGCGTCCGATGTTTGTTTTTCTGACGGCCAAAATGGTTTCCGAAGGAGTGGTAAACGAAAGAACCTACCGCGGAGCGTCTGTTATCGAATTAATCCATACCGCAACTTTGGTACACGATGATGTGGTAGACGACAGCAACCGCCGCAGAGGCTTCTTTTCCATCAATGCCTTATGGAAAAATAAAATTGCCGTTTTGGTAGGTGATTATTTGCTGTCCAAAGGACTTTTGCTGTCAATTGATAATAACGATTTTGATCTGCTGAAAATTATATCGGTTGCCGTTCGTGAAATGAGCGAAGGGGAACTGCTTCAAATTGAAAAGGCAAGGCGTCTGGATATTACCGAGGATGTTTACTACGAAATCATTCGCCAGAAAACAGCAACGCTAATCGCAGCCTGCTGTGCATTAGGTGCCTGCGCAGTGAAACCCGAAGATACCGAAGTCGTGGAACGAATGCGGAAATTCGGCGAACTGATCGGAATGGCATTTCAGATTAAAGACGATTTGTTTGACTATACGGATGATGCCATCGGTAAACCTACCGGGATCGATATTAAAGAGCAAAAAATGACATTGCCTTTAATCTATGCCCTGAACAACTGTACTTCCAAAGAAAAAAGCTGGTGCATCAACTCCATTAAAAACCACAACAAGGACAAAAAACGTGTTCGGGAAGTTATTGCATTTGTAAAAGAACGCAACGGACTTGTTTACGCCGAAGGAAAAATGGTCGAATTCCAGCAGGAAGCCCTTCAGCTTCTGGAAAATTTCCCTCCCTCTCCCTATAAAGAGGCACTGATCCTGATGGTTAATTACGTTATTGAAAGAAAAAAATAA
- a CDS encoding sensor histidine kinase, which translates to MKKQNWIPGLIVSLGVSLIAALPRVIRMEKFEFHPIIISVGYNFTFCIFCWLAHQFILSKSKQFNINNGVIAAFSIVVVSSFVFLLDMIFSLVSDNPLLLPDAEGGKRLYILLLRGIVISGLFYFIIYYLHILSEKQRNMLEIAALKQAQLAANISSLKEQLSPHFLFNTLNTLSTLTQEQSVKEYVSELANVYRYVLRYKNIDTATIEQELNFIDSYLYIIKMRLEDAIEIAINVDEQVFNKKIPPLTLQLLVENAIKHNIASPTRKLRIAIKNTGNDLLEVTNNLQPKTSVQHTTGIGLANVMQRYHLLFGKEIGIEKKDTVFTIKLPLI; encoded by the coding sequence GTGAAAAAACAAAACTGGATTCCCGGCCTGATCGTATCATTGGGTGTGTCGCTCATTGCAGCACTCCCCAGAGTGATTCGTATGGAAAAGTTTGAATTTCATCCTATTATAATAAGCGTTGGTTATAATTTTACTTTTTGTATTTTCTGCTGGTTAGCGCACCAGTTTATATTAAGTAAATCGAAACAATTTAATATCAATAATGGGGTAATTGCTGCCTTTTCCATTGTCGTGGTCAGTAGTTTTGTTTTTTTACTGGATATGATTTTCTCTCTGGTAAGTGATAACCCTTTATTATTACCCGATGCTGAAGGAGGCAAACGATTATATATATTGCTGTTACGGGGAATAGTAATCAGCGGGTTATTTTATTTCATTATTTACTACCTCCATATACTATCAGAAAAGCAGCGGAATATGCTTGAGATCGCGGCACTTAAACAGGCACAACTGGCAGCTAACATATCCTCATTGAAAGAGCAGCTGAGTCCGCACTTCCTTTTCAATACGCTCAATACACTCAGTACCCTCACACAGGAACAAAGTGTAAAAGAATATGTTTCTGAGTTGGCAAATGTGTACCGTTATGTACTCCGGTATAAGAATATTGATACCGCTACCATAGAACAGGAGCTTAATTTTATAGACTCTTATCTTTATATCATTAAAATGCGGCTGGAAGATGCTATTGAGATAGCTATTAATGTAGATGAGCAGGTCTTTAATAAGAAAATACCACCGCTCACGCTCCAGCTTCTGGTTGAAAATGCTATTAAACACAATATTGCTTCGCCAACAAGAAAACTGAGGATTGCTATAAAAAATACCGGTAATGATTTGCTGGAAGTAACCAATAACCTGCAACCCAAGACATCCGTACAACATACCACTGGTATCGGGCTGGCCAATGTGATGCAACGCTATCACCTTCTCTTTGGTAAGGAAATCGGAATAGAAAAGAAAGATACAGTGTTTACCATAAAATTACCACTTATATGA
- a CDS encoding RNA polymerase sigma factor, which yields MKVINLHQEEKELIALAVENNRHAQHKIYSQHAPKMLSVCRQYLKDVHQAEDVMITAFMKVFTGLKNFEHKGSFEGWIRRIMVNECISHIRVQKPIKFSEEETFLEGGFNNIESRLSVEDIQFLIDNLPDGYRMVFNLYAIEGYKHQEIGKMLGISEGTSKSQLSHARKMLQEQINRQKNYQNGTE from the coding sequence TTGAAAGTAATCAACTTACATCAGGAAGAAAAGGAGCTTATTGCTTTGGCGGTCGAAAACAATCGGCATGCACAGCATAAGATATACTCCCAGCATGCTCCCAAAATGTTAAGTGTGTGCCGTCAGTACTTAAAAGATGTTCATCAGGCTGAAGATGTCATGATAACCGCTTTTATGAAAGTATTTACCGGCTTAAAGAATTTTGAGCACAAAGGCAGTTTTGAAGGATGGATCAGAAGAATCATGGTGAATGAGTGTATCTCACACATCAGGGTTCAGAAGCCAATTAAGTTTAGTGAAGAAGAAACCTTTTTAGAAGGGGGATTTAACAATATTGAAAGCCGGTTATCTGTAGAAGATATTCAGTTTTTAATAGATAATTTACCCGATGGCTACAGAATGGTATTCAACCTGTATGCTATTGAAGGGTATAAACACCAGGAAATAGGAAAAATGCTGGGCATAAGTGAAGGAACATCCAAGTCGCAATTATCCCACGCCAGAAAAATGTTGCAGGAACAAATTAACAGACAAAAAAATTATCAGAATGGAACCGAATAA
- a CDS encoding O-methyltransferase, whose translation MHFISETLEDYVALHSENEPALLAALNKETHQKILQPRMLSGHLQGRVLSMLSKLIRPNAILEIGTYTGYAALCLAEGLQENGTLDTIDINEELYDFQRKYFDQSEWKDQIHQHLGNALEIIPTLNKKFDLVFIDADKENYIHYFEMIVPLMHKGGIILSDNVLWSGKVLEPLKANDKSTKILLDYNKLLKDDPRVETVLLPIRDGLTVSRVL comes from the coding sequence ATGCATTTTATATCGGAAACTTTAGAAGATTATGTAGCCCTGCATTCGGAAAATGAACCGGCATTATTAGCGGCATTAAATAAAGAAACCCATCAGAAAATATTACAGCCCCGCATGTTAAGCGGTCATTTACAGGGGCGTGTCCTGAGCATGCTTTCCAAACTGATCCGTCCCAATGCCATACTGGAGATCGGAACCTATACCGGTTATGCGGCATTATGCCTGGCGGAAGGTTTACAGGAAAACGGCACTCTGGATACTATTGACATCAACGAGGAACTCTACGATTTCCAGCGAAAATACTTTGACCAGTCGGAATGGAAAGACCAGATACACCAGCACTTAGGCAATGCTCTGGAAATCATCCCAACCTTAAATAAAAAATTTGATTTGGTATTTATCGATGCCGATAAGGAAAACTACATTCATTATTTTGAAATGATCGTTCCGTTAATGCATAAAGGCGGTATTATTTTATCGGATAACGTTTTATGGTCCGGAAAAGTACTGGAGCCTTTAAAAGCAAACGACAAAAGCACAAAGATATTACTGGACTACAACAAGCTCCTGAAAGACGATCCGCGTGTAGAAACGGTTTTATTACCCATACGCGACGGGCTTACGGTGAGCCGCGTTTTATAA
- a CDS encoding LytR/AlgR family response regulator transcription factor: MINVLIIEDEAKSARELANMIGHIDRDIQILATLDSIEQALNWFAENEQPDLIFSDIQLADGLCFDIYNQIDIKSPVIFCTAFDEYLINAFDTNAVSYLLKPITRNQVERALDKFYSLKSAFETLQERQKLTGLLQQIKHQYKTALLVYQKEKIIPVQVKDIAFFYLDKTIVNITTLNGQRYYLSGKLEELNKVLDPTVFFRANRQFLINRAAVANAERFFARKLVIKLTVKTPEDIVVSKAKAAEFLHWLERA, from the coding sequence ATGATTAACGTGTTAATTATCGAAGACGAAGCCAAATCAGCAAGAGAACTTGCCAATATGATAGGCCATATAGACCGCGACATACAAATCTTAGCCACATTGGATTCCATAGAGCAGGCACTCAATTGGTTTGCCGAAAATGAACAGCCTGACCTGATCTTTTCGGATATTCAGCTGGCCGACGGATTATGTTTTGACATTTACAACCAGATTGACATTAAAAGTCCTGTTATCTTTTGTACAGCTTTTGATGAGTATTTGATAAATGCCTTTGATACCAACGCGGTTAGTTACCTGTTAAAGCCCATTACCCGCAATCAGGTTGAAAGAGCATTGGATAAATTCTATTCACTGAAATCAGCCTTTGAAACCCTGCAGGAAAGGCAAAAACTAACGGGTTTACTTCAACAGATTAAGCATCAGTACAAAACAGCCCTGTTAGTATATCAAAAGGAGAAAATAATACCTGTACAGGTAAAAGACATTGCGTTCTTTTACCTGGATAAAACAATAGTGAACATCACAACCCTAAATGGCCAGCGATATTATCTTTCCGGAAAACTTGAGGAACTTAACAAAGTGCTGGACCCGACAGTATTTTTCAGGGCCAACCGCCAGTTTCTGATTAACAGGGCCGCCGTTGCAAATGCTGAAAGGTTCTTTGCCCGGAAACTGGTCATCAAGCTAACGGTAAAAACCCCGGAAGACATCGTCGTAAGCAAAGCTAAAGCAGCTGAATTTTTACATTGGCTGGAGAGAGCTTAA
- the dnaG gene encoding DNA primase, which translates to MIAQNSIETVFETARVEEVIGDFVQLKRAGSNLKGLSPFVDEKSPSFMVSPVKQIWKDFSSGKGGNVVTFLMEHEHFSYPEAIRYLAKKYNIELEETEQSQEDKQEANEKESMYLVSEFAQKYFHNVLLNSEEGKAIGYSYFKERGFSGETIKKFGLGYSPESWDAFTKEALGKGYKLEYLDKTGLTIVKEDKQFDRFKGRVMFPIQSMSGRVLGFGGRILTNDKKAAKYLNSPESEIYHKSKVLYGIYHAKQAIAKLDNCYLVEGYTDVIQFNQSGIENVVASSGTALTADQIRLVNRLTKNITVLFDGDAAGLRASIRGVDLILEAGMNVKVCSFPDGEDPDSFAKKTPYEELVQYLEANAKDFIQFKASLLMKEANNDPIKKADLIRDMVNSISKIPDRIKREIYIQECSRIMDISEQVLVNTLAQLVQKDITDAGKKQKQEQQKASFEVVRNEETEAVSKIDILYELERKIIEILLLYGSAVEEFEDVLLKANEEGEMLEVSENNSYKVYQRIYMSLQEDEVELANESFRAIYNNLINYYHQNEKFEIEQYLMRLEPELAREVTNILMEEERESLHNWEVQQIIVKQKNQTISQYVSETILTLRWFLVDRIINELKNSISPEPSVDNSEILMMAVDYHKLINSFSKKLGRVMSRYS; encoded by the coding sequence ATGATTGCACAAAATTCTATAGAAACTGTTTTTGAAACCGCCCGTGTTGAGGAGGTAATCGGTGATTTCGTTCAGCTAAAACGTGCCGGAAGCAACCTCAAGGGGTTGAGCCCGTTTGTTGATGAAAAATCCCCTTCGTTCATGGTGTCGCCGGTAAAACAGATTTGGAAGGATTTTAGCTCCGGAAAAGGAGGGAATGTGGTTACTTTCCTGATGGAACACGAACATTTTTCCTATCCGGAAGCCATTCGCTACCTGGCGAAAAAGTACAATATTGAGCTGGAAGAAACGGAGCAGTCGCAGGAGGACAAACAGGAAGCGAATGAAAAGGAAAGCATGTACCTCGTGTCGGAGTTTGCCCAAAAGTACTTTCATAACGTGCTGCTCAATTCGGAAGAAGGTAAGGCTATCGGTTATTCGTATTTTAAAGAAAGAGGATTCTCCGGTGAAACCATTAAAAAATTCGGACTGGGCTATTCTCCGGAATCTTGGGATGCTTTTACCAAAGAAGCTTTAGGGAAAGGTTATAAGCTCGAATACCTGGATAAAACCGGATTGACCATCGTTAAGGAAGATAAGCAATTTGACCGCTTTAAAGGGCGTGTAATGTTCCCGATCCAGAGTATGTCCGGAAGAGTTTTAGGCTTTGGCGGACGTATACTGACGAATGATAAAAAAGCCGCCAAATATTTAAACTCGCCCGAAAGTGAGATTTACCATAAAAGCAAGGTTCTTTACGGAATATACCATGCAAAACAGGCAATTGCCAAATTAGACAATTGCTATTTGGTAGAAGGCTATACGGATGTGATTCAGTTTAACCAATCCGGAATTGAAAACGTTGTAGCGTCATCCGGAACCGCTTTAACGGCAGATCAGATTCGTCTGGTTAACCGGCTGACAAAGAATATTACGGTGCTTTTTGACGGCGATGCAGCTGGTTTGCGGGCTTCAATCCGCGGGGTAGACCTTATCCTTGAAGCCGGGATGAATGTAAAAGTATGCTCTTTTCCTGACGGGGAAGACCCGGATAGTTTTGCAAAGAAAACACCTTATGAAGAACTGGTGCAATATCTGGAAGCCAATGCCAAGGATTTTATTCAGTTCAAAGCTTCCCTGTTAATGAAGGAAGCAAACAACGATCCGATTAAAAAAGCCGATCTGATCCGGGATATGGTTAACAGTATTTCCAAAATTCCGGACAGGATTAAACGGGAAATATACATTCAGGAATGTTCCCGTATTATGGATATTTCAGAACAGGTACTGGTTAACACGCTGGCACAGCTGGTGCAGAAAGATATCACGGATGCCGGTAAAAAACAAAAGCAGGAACAGCAGAAAGCTTCTTTTGAAGTTGTCCGCAATGAAGAAACGGAAGCGGTTTCCAAAATTGATATCCTGTATGAACTGGAACGTAAAATAATTGAAATCCTGTTGCTTTACGGCAGTGCTGTAGAAGAATTTGAAGATGTGTTGCTAAAAGCGAATGAAGAAGGAGAAATGCTTGAAGTCAGCGAAAACAATAGCTATAAAGTTTACCAGCGCATTTATATGAGCTTGCAGGAAGATGAGGTCGAGCTGGCCAATGAATCTTTCCGGGCTATTTATAATAACCTGATCAACTATTACCATCAGAATGAGAAATTCGAAATAGAGCAGTATTTGATGCGTCTGGAGCCGGAACTGGCAAGGGAGGTAACGAATATCCTTATGGAGGAGGAGCGCGAGTCGCTGCACAACTGGGAAGTGCAGCAAATCATAGTCAAACAAAAAAACCAAACGATAAGTCAATACGTTTCCGAAACAATACTGACTTTACGTTGGTTTCTTGTTGATCGAATCATTAATGAACTTAAGAACTCAATAAGCCCGGAACCTTCAGTAGACAATTCCGAAATCTTAATGATGGCTGTTGATTATCACAAGCTGATTAATTCTTTTTCAAAAAAATTAGGCCGTGTGATGTCGCGTTACAGCTAA
- the nadE gene encoding NAD(+) synthase — MVNSNTIQIEKINAHIVNWLLHYATNAKVKGFVVGISGGIDSAVTSTLCAQTGLPTLCVEMPIHQAPSQVSRGKEHIAQLQSRFANVSSALADLTPAFETFKAMVPSSDDEAILNLTLANTRARLRMTTLYYFAGLNSALVAGTGNKVEDFGVGFYTKYGDGGVDLSPIADLMKSEVRLLAAYLDVPESIITAKPTDGLFGDDRSDEDQLGASYDELEFAMLAYENGRTANDFEGRALEVFNIYRKLNAANQHKMNPIPVCLIPKDLK, encoded by the coding sequence ATGGTTAATTCGAACACAATCCAAATCGAAAAAATTAACGCCCATATTGTAAACTGGTTATTGCATTATGCCACTAACGCAAAAGTAAAAGGTTTTGTTGTGGGGATTTCCGGCGGCATCGATTCTGCCGTAACCTCAACGCTGTGCGCGCAAACCGGACTGCCTACTTTATGTGTGGAAATGCCGATACACCAGGCTCCGAGCCAGGTTTCCAGAGGAAAAGAGCATATTGCGCAGCTGCAATCCCGCTTTGCCAATGTGAGCAGCGCTCTGGCCGATCTAACTCCGGCTTTTGAAACTTTTAAGGCGATGGTTCCTTCTTCGGACGATGAAGCGATTTTAAACCTCACACTGGCCAATACCCGCGCCCGGCTACGAATGACTACCCTGTATTATTTTGCTGGCTTAAACAGCGCCCTTGTTGCCGGAACAGGCAATAAAGTAGAAGACTTCGGCGTAGGCTTTTACACCAAATACGGTGATGGCGGTGTCGATCTCAGCCCGATTGCCGATTTAATGAAATCGGAAGTCCGCCTGCTTGCCGCTTATCTGGATGTTCCCGAAAGCATTATTACGGCAAAACCTACAGACGGTTTGTTTGGAGACGACAGAAGTGATGAGGATCAGCTGGGTGCGAGCTATGACGAACTGGAATTTGCTATGCTTGCATACGAAAATGGCCGGACAGCAAATGATTTTGAGGGCAGAGCACTGGAAGTCTTCAATATTTACCGTAAATTAAACGCTGCTAACCAACACAAAATGAACCCAATACCGGTTTGTCTGATCCCAAAAGATTTGAAATAA
- the rlmN gene encoding 23S rRNA (adenine(2503)-C(2))-methyltransferase RlmN: MQTEKKDIRALSKEQLRDFFVANGDKAFRGNQVYEWLWSKGAHKFDDMTNVAKPTRQMLEENFVINHIKVDQMQRSSDGTVKNAVRLHDGLIVESVLIPTETRTTACVSSQVGCSLDCNFCATARLKRMRNLNPDEIYDQVVAIDNESKLYYNRPLSNIVFMGMGEPLMNYNNVIKAIEKITAPEGLGMSPKRITVSTSGIPKMIKKLADDEVKFKLAVSLHSAIDEIRSGIMPFSENFPLKDLRESLEYWYSKTKSRVTYEYVVWKGINDDKKSIDALVKFCKYVPCKVNLIEYNPIDDGEFQQAAPQAIENYITALERNDIVAKVRRSRGKDIDAACGQLANKEA, from the coding sequence ATGCAAACGGAGAAGAAAGACATAAGAGCTTTAAGTAAAGAGCAGTTACGTGATTTTTTTGTTGCCAATGGTGACAAAGCCTTTAGAGGGAATCAGGTATATGAATGGTTGTGGAGTAAAGGCGCTCACAAATTTGATGACATGACGAATGTGGCTAAACCCACAAGACAAATGCTGGAAGAGAATTTTGTGATCAATCACATCAAAGTAGATCAGATGCAGCGCAGTTCGGATGGAACGGTTAAAAATGCCGTGCGTTTGCATGACGGACTAATTGTGGAAAGCGTGTTGATTCCAACCGAAACCAGAACAACGGCCTGCGTGTCCAGTCAGGTTGGCTGTAGTCTGGACTGTAACTTCTGTGCAACAGCACGGTTGAAACGGATGCGTAACTTGAATCCTGATGAAATATACGATCAGGTTGTGGCTATTGATAATGAAAGCAAACTGTATTACAACAGACCGCTGTCTAATATTGTATTCATGGGAATGGGCGAACCGCTGATGAACTACAACAACGTGATAAAAGCGATTGAAAAAATCACGGCACCGGAAGGTCTGGGAATGTCGCCGAAAAGGATTACCGTTTCGACTTCCGGAATTCCGAAGATGATTAAAAAACTGGCAGACGATGAGGTAAAATTCAAACTGGCCGTTTCGCTGCACTCGGCTATCGATGAGATCCGCTCCGGAATCATGCCGTTTTCGGAAAACTTCCCGTTAAAGGACCTGAGAGAAAGCCTCGAATACTGGTATTCCAAAACCAAAAGCAGGGTGACCTACGAATATGTGGTCTGGAAAGGAATCAACGACGATAAAAAATCGATTGATGCGTTGGTGAAATTCTGTAAATACGTTCCGTGTAAAGTAAACCTGATTGAATATAACCCGATTGATGACGGGGAGTTTCAACAGGCTGCTCCGCAGGCTATAGAAAATTATATCACGGCTCTGGAACGAAATGATATTGTGGCCAAAGTGCGCCGAAGCAGAGGAAAAGACATTGATGCGGCTTGTGGCCAGCTGGCTAATAAAGAAGCTTAA
- a CDS encoding VIT1/CCC1 transporter family protein, with translation MITIDNYLDNHYIHKSNWLRAAVLGANDGIISISSLAIGVAAASTAREPIVLATVAGLVAGALSMAAGEYVSVSSQTDIEKGDIERERKELKEMPEEELKLLSQIYERRGLKKETAMQVAIELTEADALGTHIRDELGINEISKAKPIQAALASGAAFTGGGLLPLLVILFAPVKGMEYWLYGFTIIFLIILGITAAKTGGSSPLKAMIRITIWGTIAMGLSAFAGYLFGVNL, from the coding sequence ATGATCACTATAGATAACTATTTAGACAACCATTACATCCACAAAAGTAACTGGTTACGGGCAGCCGTTCTTGGAGCAAATGACGGAATTATTTCCATTTCCAGTCTTGCAATCGGTGTTGCAGCAGCAAGTACAGCAAGGGAGCCCATTGTTCTGGCAACAGTCGCCGGACTTGTAGCGGGTGCATTGTCAATGGCGGCAGGTGAATATGTTTCTGTTAGTTCTCAAACTGATATTGAGAAAGGTGACATTGAAAGAGAGAGAAAAGAGCTTAAAGAGATGCCGGAAGAAGAGCTGAAGCTATTGTCTCAAATTTATGAAAGAAGAGGCTTAAAGAAGGAAACAGCGATGCAGGTCGCAATAGAGTTAACAGAAGCAGATGCGTTAGGGACACATATCAGAGACGAACTGGGTATTAACGAAATCAGTAAGGCAAAACCCATACAGGCAGCATTAGCATCAGGGGCAGCTTTTACAGGTGGCGGTCTATTACCTTTATTAGTAATTCTTTTTGCACCGGTAAAAGGCATGGAATACTGGCTATATGGATTTACTATCATTTTTCTTATAATTTTAGGGATTACCGCTGCAAAAACAGGTGGCTCAAGCCCCTTAAAAGCCATGATAAGAATCACCATTTGGGGAACAATTGCAATGGGACTTTCCGCATTTGCAGGCTATCTTTTTGGTGTAAATCTTTAA
- a CDS encoding LuxR C-terminal-related transcriptional regulator, with protein sequence MIKVCLADNHPVVQYGVKSFFKDNSEINFVGVVSNLYGLEELLRKKNVDVVVLDLELDGLTSISTVKTLTKEYPNTKIVIFTNLAEQIYAPNALKAGVSAYMHKNSKLEELEFAIKSVFVGNIIFSEAVRKNLALLNKGRKTDRLYRKLSSREIEVLRYLSDGKKNKEIAKLLNLNEKTISTYKLRLLTKLHVTNLVDLVNKAKTLEIV encoded by the coding sequence ATGATAAAAGTTTGTTTAGCAGATAATCACCCCGTCGTTCAATATGGGGTGAAGTCCTTTTTCAAGGATAATTCGGAGATCAATTTTGTCGGAGTTGTTAGTAATTTATACGGCCTGGAAGAATTACTACGGAAAAAAAACGTAGATGTTGTTGTTTTGGATTTGGAGCTGGATGGTTTAACCAGTATCAGTACTGTGAAAACCTTAACTAAGGAATATCCAAACACGAAGATTGTTATTTTCACAAACTTAGCTGAACAAATTTATGCACCCAATGCATTAAAAGCAGGAGTATCCGCTTATATGCATAAAAACTCGAAATTAGAGGAGCTGGAGTTTGCCATAAAAAGTGTTTTTGTCGGAAATATAATTTTTAGCGAGGCTGTAAGGAAAAACTTAGCTTTATTAAATAAAGGACGTAAAACTGACAGACTGTACCGCAAATTGTCTTCTCGTGAAATTGAAGTGCTACGCTACTTAAGCGATGGAAAGAAAAACAAAGAGATTGCCAAATTACTGAACCTGAATGAAAAAACGATTAGTACTTACAAGTTGCGTTTGCTGACAAAACTTCATGTTACTAACCTGGTTGACCTGGTTAACAAAGCCAAAACACTGGAAATCGTTTAG